DNA from Daucus carota subsp. sativus chromosome 1, DH1 v3.0, whole genome shotgun sequence:
TTGAGGAGGAAGCAATGGGAAGAAAGAAAAACAAGTCTTAtgaatgatgaagatgatgaaaataCAGTAGAAATGAAGATGAACATGACTTGTTTAAGTCAGAATAGTTTTAGTGGAGAGAGTGAGGGAGGCTTGAGGGTAATCACAAGGCCTAAAGGAGGGAAAAGAGCATTGTGCATGGACATGGAAGAAGTTAAGGCATGTAGAGATCTTGGTTTCGAGTTAGAGCACCAGCAAATGTTTGACTTGTCGACAACTCCGAGCCGGATGACTCTCTCAGCATCCACTCTTGACACCACCAGCAGCAGTGGTGGGAGTTCTCCGATTCCCAATTGGCACATTTCCAGTCCAGGTCCGTCTCAGAATAATAGTCTTGTTTATATCGAAAAAGTGTCTTtgtctttttttattttgtaacatgtGTTTTGGCAAATGTGATTTAACAGGGGATGCTCCAAAGGATGTGAAAGCAAGGCTGAAAGTATGGGCGCAAGCTGTGGCACTTGCTTCTAGTTCTTCATGGAGGCACCTAACAAGCTAATCCTAATAGTAAGTAGGACTGCTTGTAGTTATCGTCCATTTATTTTGATCAATCTTGAGGGTTGTGGCCAAATTCTGCCTGCTTTCCCACTAATTGTGAGGATAAATGTGgaaaatcaatcatcaatatacttatataaaggagaagcgagtggcgtgtaggtggcgtctctcacatcgctccgttctatttttctatttttctaattttctggaatttttggatggaaaataatcaaaaattagaactacctttttaatttcggatatattagaagcaagtttcagaatctgattttgtttcagattattt
Protein-coding regions in this window:
- the LOC108194401 gene encoding uncharacterized protein LOC108194401: MASWEDDQVLVDDQYEDHQESQFQSHGLSRLATCTSSSTLDYENLENIDDDPHGTVGTMFSGLCIDDQEFCDRGYGPDGRENSSRGCLFLDSDDDKEPIAAAWCSLPASPLHEQRSQADDQSKQYLSDNNCGKLSRMRKRVLRRKQWEERKTSLMNDEDDENTVEMKMNMTCLSQNSFSGESEGGLRVITRPKGGKRALCMDMEEVKACRDLGFELEHQQMFDLSTTPSRMTLSASTLDTTSSSGGSSPIPNWHISSPGDAPKDVKARLKVWAQAVALASSSSWRHLTS